A single window of Thalassoroseus pseudoceratinae DNA harbors:
- a CDS encoding diacylglycerol kinase, producing the protein MSQPQLRLQTFADPSAETKPVEPPNPTELDAEETLCRAERRRPMWRRRLVDAERGLTEGFRGDSTFFVYFFGGTVVLAAGWVLGITLVQWCFLVFSLTTVIGAELFHRALMQTLESLPEAARPTSPTVRKLRRISAAGVTMITLGTLLAIGLIIGHKLWQTFTG; encoded by the coding sequence ATGTCGCAACCGCAACTTCGTCTGCAAACATTCGCCGACCCATCGGCGGAAACCAAACCGGTCGAACCGCCGAATCCGACGGAATTGGACGCGGAAGAAACCCTTTGCCGTGCCGAACGTCGTCGACCAATGTGGCGTCGTCGTCTGGTCGATGCCGAACGGGGTTTGACCGAAGGATTTCGCGGCGATAGCACGTTCTTCGTCTACTTCTTCGGTGGAACGGTCGTATTGGCCGCTGGCTGGGTTTTGGGGATCACGCTGGTTCAGTGGTGTTTCTTGGTGTTCTCGTTGACGACGGTCATCGGAGCGGAGTTGTTCCATCGGGCATTGATGCAAACGCTGGAATCGTTGCCGGAAGCCGCCCGTCCCACATCACCGACCGTCCGCAAACTCCGCCGCATCAGTGCCGCCGGTGTGACGATGATTACCCTCGGCACGCTGCTTGCGATCGGTCTCATCATTGGTCACAAACTGTGGCAAACCTTCACCGGCTGA